A part of Patescibacteria group bacterium genomic DNA contains:
- a CDS encoding NUDIX domain-containing protein, whose translation MKGLDFTGVSVVYFCHDGKGEFVMAKRNQNARDEKGVWDIGGGALEFGETVEHALKKEIAEEYCTDVLRSEFLGFRDVHRVHDGKKTHWIALDFKVLVDREKVKIGEPHKFDDLNWFTFKNIPENVHSQLPNFFAIYKKKLL comes from the coding sequence ATGAAAGGCCTCGACTTCACCGGCGTTAGCGTTGTCTACTTTTGTCACGATGGCAAGGGTGAATTTGTGATGGCTAAACGAAATCAAAACGCGCGAGATGAAAAAGGCGTATGGGATATTGGAGGCGGCGCACTTGAATTTGGGGAAACCGTTGAACATGCTCTAAAAAAAGAGATTGCAGAAGAATATTGCACTGATGTTTTGCGTTCGGAATTTCTCGGGTTCAGAGATGTTCACCGAGTGCACGACGGTAAAAAGACACATTGGATCGCGCTTGATTTTAAGGTTTTAGTTGATCGGGAAAAAGTCAAAATTGGCGAGCCACACAAGTTTGATGATCTGAATTGGTTTACATTTAAAAATATTCCTGAGAATGTTCACTCACAACTTCCAAATTTCTTTGCAATTTATAAGAAAAAGCTTTTGTAA
- the miaA gene encoding tRNA (adenosine(37)-N6)-dimethylallyltransferase MiaA: MNPKLIVILGPTATGKSALAVSIAKKNHGEIISADSRQVYTGLNIGTGKITKKEMDGVPHHLIDVVTPDTRFSVEEFGKLAREKISEIFSRGNLPILCGGTGFYIEAITENISLPRVSPNEVLREKLKTETAETLFAQLLKLDPARAKSIDPKNSRRIIRAIEIATAIGKVPPLNLNRSDTKVEPLYETLKIGLTLPPEKLRKKITIRLFARMDEGMIGEAKSLHQQGISWERMDELGLEYRYLAKYLKGDMTEPEMLKKLETEIWRYAKRQMTWFKRDKSIQWFKPNDERKIESVVKNFLINK, from the coding sequence ATGAACCCCAAACTCATCGTGATTCTCGGCCCAACCGCTACAGGTAAAAGTGCGTTGGCTGTCAGTATAGCTAAAAAAAATCATGGCGAAATAATTTCCGCCGACTCGCGACAAGTCTACACGGGGTTAAATATCGGCACCGGAAAAATCACAAAAAAAGAAATGGACGGAGTGCCACATCACCTCATTGATGTGGTGACACCTGATACACGATTTAGTGTAGAAGAGTTTGGAAAGCTGGCCCGGGAAAAAATTTCAGAAATTTTTTCCCGGGGAAACCTCCCCATCCTCTGCGGAGGCACTGGCTTTTATATTGAAGCCATAACCGAAAACATCAGCCTGCCAAGAGTTTCACCCAATGAAGTCTTGCGAGAAAAGTTAAAAACCGAAACCGCTGAAACCCTGTTTGCACAGCTTCTGAAACTCGATCCGGCCCGCGCCAAATCAATCGACCCTAAAAATTCCCGCCGAATTATCCGAGCTATCGAAATTGCTACTGCAATCGGAAAAGTTCCACCATTAAATCTTAACCGTTCAGACACAAAGGTCGAACCTTTGTACGAAACTCTCAAAATCGGTTTGACACTGCCCCCAGAAAAATTGAGAAAGAAAATTACCATTCGCCTATTCGCACGAATGGACGAAGGAATGATTGGGGAAGCAAAATCCTTGCATCAGCAAGGCATCTCGTGGGAAAGAATGGATGAGCTGGGTCTTGAATATCGCTATCTCGCAAAATATCTCAAGGGTGATATGACTGAACCTGAAATGTTAAAAAAACTGGAAACTGAAATCTGGCGTTACGCCAAGCGTCAGATGACGTGGTTTAAACGAGACAAATCAATTCAATGGTTTAAGCCGAACGACGAACGTAAAATAGAAAGCGTAGTTAAAAATTTCCTAATCAACAAATAA
- a CDS encoding ParB/RepB/Spo0J family partition protein has product MPSQFFSDSIFWIDVTKIYPNPYQPRHEFDEAKLRDLADSIKMYGVLQPLVVTRHEKMKEEGGLLVEYELISGERRLRASKLAGLDQVPVIIRSSEQTDREKLELAIIENLQREDLNAVDRARAFQRLATEFKFKHNEIGDKVGKSRVYVSNTLRILALPEEMLNALSEGKISEGHTRPLLMLEGRPEEQLTLFKEVLIKKITVREAEQIARKIALDKVRKHNADVDPELLALEAKLKESLGTRVRIEKKEVGGKITIDFFSDEDLNVIVDLMNSKNLAVKALLASPDGSEAVPPNSEIPLDDRSKEEIKAEEEDESLYSLKNFSL; this is encoded by the coding sequence ATGCCTTCACAATTTTTTAGCGATTCAATTTTCTGGATAGACGTCACTAAAATTTATCCAAATCCATATCAGCCGCGACATGAATTCGATGAAGCCAAACTTCGCGATTTAGCTGATTCGATAAAAATGTATGGCGTACTTCAACCGCTTGTGGTTACTCGGCATGAAAAAATGAAAGAGGAAGGAGGGCTTTTGGTTGAGTACGAATTGATTTCAGGTGAGCGAAGATTACGTGCGTCGAAGTTAGCGGGGCTTGATCAGGTCCCAGTTATTATTCGTTCGAGTGAACAGACAGACCGTGAGAAGTTGGAGCTTGCCATCATTGAAAATTTACAACGTGAAGACTTAAATGCTGTTGATCGGGCACGGGCTTTTCAGAGATTGGCTACTGAATTTAAATTTAAGCACAACGAAATTGGTGACAAGGTAGGGAAGAGCCGTGTCTATGTTTCAAATACTTTGAGAATTCTGGCGCTACCAGAAGAGATGCTCAATGCGCTTTCCGAAGGTAAAATTTCTGAAGGACATACGCGACCACTCCTTATGCTTGAAGGCCGGCCGGAAGAACAACTCACTCTTTTTAAGGAAGTCTTAATCAAAAAAATAACGGTTCGAGAGGCCGAACAAATTGCTCGCAAAATCGCGCTCGATAAAGTTCGCAAACACAATGCCGATGTTGATCCTGAACTTTTGGCGCTTGAAGCTAAATTGAAGGAGTCGTTGGGAACTCGAGTGAGGATTGAAAAAAAAGAAGTTGGCGGCAAGATCACTATTGATTTCTTTTCCGACGAAGACCTCAATGTTATTGTTGACTTGATGAATTCTAAAAATCTTGCGGTCAAGGCTTTGTTGGCATCTCCTGATGGTTCTGAAGCGGTTCCGCCAAACTCGGAAATTCCACTTGACGATAGAAGTAAGGAGGAAATTAAAGCGGAGGAGGAAGATGAAAGTCTATATTCCCTCAAAAACTTTAGCCTCTAA
- the topA gene encoding type I DNA topoisomerase: MKLLIVESPAKAKTISKYLDGKYTVKASVGHVRDLPKSNKKAIDIEGGFIPHYEISKGKEKVVAELEALAKKADEILLATDPDREGEAIAWHIAELIKGELGNSKSKARNTKPEIKRVTYHEITKEAIEEALKHPREIDQNLRRAQEARRVLDRLVGYDLSGIIWKKVRYGLSAGRVQSPALRILVEREREIRAFIPEKFWVISADVESKSGGKFLLLCVEEPRDFKLVEKILEIGKRDDWIVQDISETEAKRSPKAPFITSTLQQAASSRLGFAPSRTMGIAQKLYEAGLITYMRTDSTNLSVTALTQMTGVIEKKFGQGFSESRTYTKKSKNAQEAHEAIRPTDLSKDSEGATDEAKKLYQLIWQRTVASQMVDAKILRSKITVQIGTGEIPNFAINGTRVIFPGWLLADPDARGDDVELPKVTLNEKLNLLDLRTEEKATEPPPRYSEAGLIKELEKRGIGRPSTYASILKTIEDRGYVTKETKALKPTDTGEVVSGFLEENFANYISDTFTAEMEDKLDDIANGDREYLKTLSEFYKPFLKEVKSKEKLEKATNLGDGPKEFPCPLCKSPMIIKLGKTGRFLSCSKFPDCLGARTIAGIELEGPKETGEMCPECKTGKLIERDGKFGRFIACNNYPKCKFIKKDAELEKKNSTGVVCPVCKDGMMTERRGRFGIFYSCSNYPKCKNAIKAKPTGNLCPMCGALMMLGTKTIPERCSNKLCPNHRPDKLVK, encoded by the coding sequence ATGAAATTACTTATCGTCGAATCACCAGCAAAAGCGAAAACCATTTCAAAATATTTGGATGGGAAATATACCGTCAAAGCATCCGTCGGACATGTTCGCGACTTGCCAAAAAGTAATAAAAAAGCCATCGACATCGAAGGTGGTTTTATTCCGCATTACGAAATCTCCAAAGGTAAAGAAAAAGTAGTTGCTGAACTCGAGGCCCTCGCCAAAAAAGCTGATGAAATTTTGCTCGCAACCGACCCCGATCGAGAAGGTGAAGCTATTGCATGGCACATAGCCGAGCTCATAAAAGGCGAGCTCGGAAATTCGAAATCAAAAGCACGAAATACGAAACCCGAAATAAAACGCGTAACGTATCATGAAATTACTAAAGAGGCCATTGAGGAAGCACTGAAACACCCCCGAGAAATTGACCAAAATCTCCGGCGCGCCCAGGAGGCGCGCCGGGTGCTCGACCGCCTTGTCGGATACGACCTCTCCGGCATCATTTGGAAAAAAGTTCGGTACGGACTTTCTGCTGGCCGCGTGCAATCCCCCGCTCTGCGAATTCTCGTCGAACGCGAACGTGAAATCCGCGCTTTCATTCCAGAAAAATTCTGGGTAATTTCCGCTGATGTTGAAAGTAAAAGTGGCGGGAAATTCCTTTTGCTTTGCGTCGAAGAACCGCGTGATTTCAAACTGGTAGAAAAAATTTTGGAAATCGGCAAACGTGACGATTGGATTGTGCAAGATATTTCTGAAACTGAAGCCAAGCGAAGTCCGAAAGCTCCATTCATTACTTCAACACTCCAACAAGCAGCAAGTTCACGCCTCGGCTTTGCTCCTTCACGAACCATGGGCATCGCCCAAAAACTCTACGAAGCCGGACTCATCACCTACATGCGTACCGACAGTACCAATCTCAGTGTTACCGCTCTAACTCAAATGACTGGTGTAATTGAAAAAAAGTTTGGGCAAGGTTTCTCTGAATCGCGCACCTACACCAAGAAAAGTAAAAACGCTCAGGAAGCGCACGAAGCTATTCGACCCACGGATCTTTCAAAAGATTCTGAAGGAGCAACGGACGAAGCCAAGAAACTCTACCAGCTCATCTGGCAAAGAACAGTCGCCAGCCAAATGGTAGATGCCAAAATTTTGCGCAGTAAAATTACGGTGCAAATTGGTACGGGTGAAATCCCTAACTTTGCCATCAACGGCACCCGTGTCATTTTCCCCGGCTGGCTCTTGGCTGATCCCGACGCGCGAGGTGATGATGTTGAACTTCCAAAAGTAACGCTCAACGAAAAATTGAACCTGCTTGATTTGCGCACCGAGGAAAAAGCCACCGAACCACCCCCACGCTACAGTGAGGCTGGACTTATTAAGGAACTGGAAAAACGCGGCATCGGTCGTCCGTCAACCTATGCTTCGATTTTAAAAACCATCGAGGATCGCGGCTACGTTACCAAAGAAACCAAAGCACTCAAGCCGACAGATACCGGCGAAGTAGTCAGCGGTTTTCTTGAAGAAAATTTCGCCAATTACATTAGCGACACCTTCACCGCGGAAATGGAAGACAAGCTCGACGATATTGCAAACGGCGATCGAGAATATTTAAAAACCTTAAGCGAATTTTACAAACCATTCCTCAAAGAAGTAAAATCCAAAGAAAAATTAGAAAAAGCCACCAACCTCGGCGACGGTCCGAAAGAATTCCCCTGCCCTCTCTGTAAAAGTCCAATGATTATCAAACTCGGAAAGACCGGCAGATTTTTAAGTTGTTCCAAATTTCCAGATTGTCTTGGCGCACGCACAATCGCGGGCATTGAGCTCGAAGGACCTAAAGAAACTGGAGAGATGTGTCCGGAATGTAAGACTGGTAAACTCATCGAGCGCGACGGAAAATTCGGCCGCTTCATCGCCTGCAACAATTATCCTAAATGTAAATTTATTAAAAAAGATGCGGAGCTCGAAAAGAAAAATTCAACCGGTGTGGTCTGCCCTGTCTGTAAAGACGGCATGATGACTGAACGTCGCGGACGCTTTGGAATTTTTTACAGTTGTTCCAATTATCCAAAATGTAAAAACGCCATTAAAGCCAAACCAACGGGGAACCTCTGTCCGATGTGTGGAGCGCTTATGATGCTGGGCACGAAGACTATACCCGAACGTTGTAGTAATAAACTCTGTCCCAATCATAGACCGGATAAACTTGTAAAGTAG
- a CDS encoding RelA/SpoT family protein, which yields MATIKEITSLMQNPAPADIALITKAYVFAETVHASQRRITGEPYFDHLFETAKTLAELGMGAITISAGLLHDSIEDVNVTPETIEEKFGKEIRFLVEGVTKLGKLHYSGSERYIESLRKLCVAMSKDVRVLIIKLADRLHNMKSIEVLPKEKRDRISLETLEIYAPLAYRIGIRKINRELEDLAFPHVKPEEYEKVKKLLKTKSHEKVRHLEKFHKSIMSQLALAGMRNVKTSYRLKGLYSLYRKLLRKEWDIEKIYDISALRIIVPTVSDCYAVLGLIHSIWRPLPGRIKDYIALPKSNNYRGIHTTIFTGDGGILEVQIRTEEMHRKTEYGMHFEYKEIINNPKPNFGSISWVKKFFPSFILTNNEIKNEQQNPEKIVPSWIRELGEYNKEVAGTDNLVEDLKTDFFGDRVFTFTPKGDVIDLPLDSSTIDFAYAVHSDIGDHISGAKVNGKLVSIETILKNGDIVEVVTKQSSRPSLKWLEVAKTALAKKKIKDYLESEKK from the coding sequence ATGGCAACTATTAAGGAAATAACCAGCTTAATGCAAAACCCCGCCCCTGCTGATATTGCGCTCATTACTAAAGCGTATGTTTTTGCTGAAACGGTTCATGCAAGCCAAAGACGCATCACCGGCGAACCCTATTTTGACCATCTTTTTGAAACCGCGAAAACACTTGCTGAGCTCGGCATGGGAGCCATTACGATTTCTGCGGGACTGCTCCATGATTCTATTGAAGACGTTAATGTCACACCGGAAACAATTGAAGAAAAATTTGGAAAAGAAATTCGATTTTTAGTTGAAGGCGTCACCAAACTTGGAAAACTCCATTACAGCGGTAGCGAACGTTACATTGAAAGTTTGAGAAAACTTTGCGTCGCCATGTCGAAAGATGTTCGTGTGCTCATCATCAAACTTGCCGATCGACTGCATAACATGAAATCGATTGAGGTACTTCCAAAGGAAAAACGTGATCGCATCTCACTCGAAACTCTCGAAATCTACGCTCCACTTGCCTACCGCATCGGCATCAGAAAAATCAACCGAGAATTGGAAGATTTGGCATTTCCGCATGTTAAACCGGAAGAATATGAAAAGGTAAAAAAATTATTGAAAACCAAAAGCCACGAAAAAGTGCGCCACTTGGAAAAATTTCATAAATCGATAATGAGTCAACTTGCCTTGGCGGGAATGCGAAACGTCAAAACCAGTTACCGACTGAAGGGTCTCTACAGTCTCTACCGAAAATTACTTCGCAAAGAATGGGACATAGAAAAAATTTACGACATTTCAGCACTAAGAATTATCGTGCCGACCGTGAGCGATTGTTATGCCGTTCTCGGTCTCATCCATAGCATTTGGAGACCGCTACCCGGGCGTATCAAGGATTACATCGCTCTGCCAAAATCAAACAATTATCGAGGCATTCACACCACCATCTTCACCGGCGACGGTGGCATTCTTGAAGTGCAGATCCGAACTGAAGAAATGCACCGCAAAACTGAATACGGTATGCACTTTGAATACAAAGAAATTATCAACAACCCAAAACCAAACTTCGGCAGTATTTCCTGGGTTAAGAAATTTTTCCCTTCGTTTATTTTAACCAACAACGAAATCAAAAATGAACAGCAAAATCCGGAAAAAATCGTTCCGTCATGGATTCGAGAATTGGGAGAATACAATAAAGAAGTAGCGGGCACAGACAATCTCGTAGAAGATTTAAAAACTGACTTTTTCGGCGATCGCGTATTCACCTTCACACCAAAAGGTGACGTGATCGACTTGCCACTTGATTCGAGCACTATCGATTTTGCCTACGCTGTCCATTCCGACATCGGTGATCACATTTCGGGAGCCAAGGTCAATGGAAAATTGGTCTCGATAGAAACCATATTGAAAAATGGCGATATTGTGGAAGTTGTTACAAAACAAAGTTCTCGCCCAAGTCTCAAGTGGCTTGAGGTGGCGAAAACTGCGCTAGCAAAAAAGAAAATAAAGGACTATCTTGAGTCGGAGAAGAAGTAA
- the alr gene encoding alanine racemase, with protein MLKSLFQKWRHWRFPYIPLVEITINMSRLLGNLQTFQKIDPRVAIAPVLKSNAYGHGLALVAKILDTQNLPFLIVDSYYEAVILRNEKIRTPILIIGYTLIENILKNKLKNVAFTIVSIEQLEEISKNLKTPTDFHLKIDTNMHRHGIPPEQCQKAMSLIRANGSLHLSGICSHLADSDSTTKEFTENQIKIWNSLTEDWKKEFPNIKYFHLSNTAGFSYSKNIHANMARLGIGLYGIDPSADQRFSDLQPVLEMKTLISGAKDLKRGEKVGYGATFEATKNMRIATIPAGYYEGIDRQLSNCGFVKIENTFCPIVGRVSMNIATIDVTNVPHATINTSVTVISKIPSDKNSIQNNAKLVEKIPYDLMVHIPQTLRRRVV; from the coding sequence ATGTTAAAAAGTCTGTTTCAAAAATGGCGTCACTGGCGTTTTCCCTACATTCCACTTGTCGAAATTACGATAAACATGAGTCGGCTGTTGGGAAATTTACAAACCTTTCAAAAAATTGACCCACGTGTAGCCATCGCTCCGGTACTGAAAAGTAACGCGTACGGACACGGACTCGCCCTCGTTGCCAAAATTTTAGACACCCAAAATTTGCCGTTTTTAATTGTGGATTCCTACTACGAAGCGGTGATATTACGAAATGAGAAAATTCGAACACCTATTCTTATTATCGGCTATACGCTCATTGAAAATATTTTAAAAAATAAACTTAAAAACGTTGCCTTTACAATCGTGAGTATCGAGCAACTCGAAGAAATTTCCAAAAATTTGAAGACACCGACAGATTTTCATCTCAAAATTGATACCAACATGCACCGCCACGGCATACCACCTGAGCAGTGCCAAAAAGCGATGTCGCTCATTCGTGCGAATGGTTCTTTACACCTTTCCGGAATTTGTTCGCACTTAGCTGATTCTGATAGCACCACAAAAGAGTTTACGGAAAACCAAATTAAAATTTGGAACAGCCTAACTGAGGATTGGAAAAAGGAATTTCCAAATATCAAATACTTTCATCTCTCAAACACCGCAGGATTTTCCTATTCAAAAAATATTCATGCGAACATGGCTCGTCTTGGCATTGGATTGTACGGCATTGATCCAAGTGCCGATCAGCGTTTCAGCGACTTACAGCCAGTGCTTGAAATGAAAACTTTGATTAGCGGCGCCAAGGATTTAAAAAGGGGAGAAAAAGTCGGTTACGGAGCAACGTTTGAAGCGACGAAAAATATGCGCATCGCTACCATTCCCGCAGGATATTACGAAGGTATTGATCGCCAACTTTCAAATTGCGGTTTTGTTAAAATAGAAAATACCTTTTGTCCGATTGTGGGCCGAGTGAGCATGAACATTGCCACCATTGATGTGACAAATGTTCCACACGCTACCATTAATACATCCGTCACCGTTATTAGCAAAATACCTTCTGACAAAAACTCGATTCAAAATAACGCAAAACTAGTCGAAAAAATCCCATACGATTTAATGGTTCATATCCCGCAAACATTGAGAAGACGAGTGGTCTAG
- a CDS encoding winged helix-turn-helix domain-containing protein encodes MYKLEKQLKAVANKRRLAILVFLKKKKAASVGEISENIKLSFTSTSKHLQILYASEILEKEQVRLQMFYKISNPLPPIIKYLISIL; translated from the coding sequence ATGTATAAACTTGAAAAACAACTTAAGGCAGTTGCAAATAAACGAAGGCTCGCGATTTTAGTTTTTCTTAAGAAGAAAAAAGCAGCTTCAGTGGGTGAGATTTCAGAAAATATCAAACTATCCTTTACGTCTACCTCTAAACATTTACAGATCTTGTACGCGTCAGAGATTCTTGAAAAAGAGCAGGTTCGTTTGCAAATGTTTTACAAAATTTCTAACCCACTACCACCAATTATTAAATATCTTATTTCTATTCTCTAA
- the murD gene encoding UDP-N-acetylmuramoyl-L-alanine--D-glutamate ligase → MKISELRDKKIAILGFGVEGQATLRFLKHFFPEKEIGIVDQKDGPDYLEKLKDYDLVVKTAGIPGGKVSQKYTTATNIFFANTKCKVVGVTGTKGKSTTTSLIFEMLKVDGKDVRLVGNIGIPMLNELLIEEPKDRIYVCELSSYQLEDLRLSPHVAVFINFFPDHLDYHGGLENYWSAKKNIISFQTEKDYFVYNSDFEELKKLAKEGRGVAVPFMEKLPFVSEIIPLLGKHNVDNVRAAAAAARILGVNDAVIEKAVREFKPLPHRLEKVGTFKGITFYDDAISTTPESTIAGIEALSHVGTIFLGGTDRGYNFDLLAQKIFEKGIGAVVLFPESGARILKALKKVSTEMGLSVPKIFATDDMKMALVFAYDNTPKGTICLLSTASPSYSLWRNFEEKGELFQNFVKELGQ, encoded by the coding sequence ATGAAAATTTCAGAACTGAGAGATAAAAAAATAGCTATTTTAGGTTTTGGAGTCGAAGGGCAGGCGACACTTCGTTTTCTAAAGCATTTTTTTCCTGAAAAAGAAATCGGCATTGTTGATCAGAAAGATGGGCCAGACTATCTTGAAAAATTGAAAGACTACGATCTGGTTGTAAAAACCGCGGGAATTCCTGGAGGAAAAGTTTCGCAGAAATATACTACGGCCACTAATATTTTTTTCGCCAATACGAAATGCAAAGTTGTTGGCGTCACCGGGACTAAAGGTAAAAGTACAACGACTTCTCTTATTTTCGAAATGCTGAAGGTTGATGGCAAAGATGTGAGGCTCGTGGGCAATATTGGGATACCAATGCTCAATGAACTTTTGATTGAAGAGCCTAAAGACAGAATCTATGTTTGTGAATTGTCGAGTTATCAACTCGAAGATTTGCGGCTCTCACCCCATGTTGCGGTTTTCATTAACTTTTTCCCAGATCATTTGGATTACCATGGTGGGCTTGAAAATTATTGGAGTGCTAAGAAAAATATTATTTCTTTTCAAACGGAAAAAGATTATTTTGTCTACAACTCAGATTTTGAAGAGCTAAAGAAGTTGGCAAAAGAAGGGCGAGGTGTGGCGGTGCCTTTCATGGAAAAGTTGCCCTTTGTTTCAGAAATAATTCCGCTTTTGGGGAAGCATAATGTGGATAATGTCCGCGCGGCCGCCGCGGCCGCGCGGATTCTCGGCGTTAATGACGCAGTTATTGAAAAAGCTGTTCGTGAATTTAAACCTCTTCCACACCGACTTGAAAAAGTTGGAACTTTCAAAGGTATTACGTTTTATGATGATGCTATTTCGACGACGCCTGAATCAACCATCGCCGGTATCGAAGCCTTGTCACACGTAGGTACTATTTTTCTTGGCGGAACGGATAGGGGATACAATTTTGATTTGCTAGCGCAGAAAATTTTTGAAAAGGGAATCGGCGCGGTAGTTTTGTTTCCAGAAAGCGGGGCACGAATACTAAAGGCGCTTAAAAAAGTTTCAACTGAAATGGGTTTGAGTGTGCCGAAAATTTTTGCCACTGACGACATGAAAATGGCGTTGGTTTTTGCGTATGATAATACTCCCAAAGGCACTATCTGCCTGCTCTCGACCGCCTCACCAAGCTATAGTTTGTGGAGGAACTTTGAGGAGAAAGGGGAATTATTCCAAAATTTTGTTAAAGAACTAGGTCAGTAA
- the rpmG gene encoding 50S ribosomal protein L33 — MSQERLIKLNCSKCKRTNYWSEKNKKLVERKIELKKWCKWCKKHLPHKEAKK; from the coding sequence ATGTCCCAAGAACGCTTAATTAAACTGAATTGTTCCAAGTGCAAACGCACCAACTATTGGTCTGAAAAAAATAAGAAGCTTGTTGAGCGTAAAATTGAGCTCAAGAAGTGGTGTAAGTGGTGTAAGAAACATCTTCCTCATAAAGAGGCAAAGAAATAA